A single genomic interval of Bradyrhizobium sp. sBnM-33 harbors:
- a CDS encoding ABC transporter permease has protein sequence MSSVAPAVEPAAPARTSGFAAMFEHTRYVLGENRVTAFAFGLLVIILFAAIFGPYIVPYDPLASDTASALKPPSAAHWFGTDQLGRDIFSRVIVATRLDTFIAVASVALVFLMGGLAGIAAGYFGGWTDRIVGRIADTIMAFPLFVLAMGIVAALGNTVQNIIIATAIVNFPLYARVARAEANVRRNAGFVQAARLSGNGEMRILLVHILPNIMPIMIVQMSLTMGYAILNAAGLSFIGLGVRPPTAEWGIMVAEGATFMVSGEWWIALFPGLALMIAVFCFNLLGDGLRDIVDPQRRT, from the coding sequence ATGAGTAGCGTTGCGCCTGCCGTTGAGCCTGCTGCTCCCGCGCGTACCTCGGGGTTCGCTGCGATGTTCGAGCACACCCGCTACGTGCTCGGCGAAAACCGCGTCACCGCCTTTGCTTTCGGCCTGCTCGTCATCATCCTGTTTGCCGCGATCTTCGGCCCCTACATCGTGCCCTACGATCCGCTCGCCAGCGATACTGCTTCAGCCTTGAAGCCGCCGTCGGCGGCGCACTGGTTCGGCACTGACCAATTGGGCCGCGATATCTTCAGCCGCGTCATCGTCGCCACCAGGCTCGATACGTTCATCGCGGTCGCCTCGGTGGCGCTGGTGTTCCTGATGGGCGGGCTGGCCGGCATCGCCGCCGGCTATTTCGGCGGCTGGACCGACCGCATCGTCGGGCGCATCGCCGACACTATTATGGCTTTTCCGCTGTTCGTGCTGGCAATGGGCATCGTGGCGGCGCTCGGCAATACCGTACAGAACATCATCATCGCCACCGCGATCGTGAACTTTCCGCTCTACGCCCGCGTCGCCCGCGCCGAAGCCAATGTCCGCCGCAACGCCGGCTTCGTCCAGGCGGCGCGGCTGTCCGGCAATGGCGAGATGCGGATCCTGCTGGTCCACATCCTGCCCAACATCATGCCGATCATGATCGTGCAGATGTCGCTGACCATGGGCTACGCGATCCTCAACGCCGCCGGTCTCTCGTTCATCGGCCTTGGCGTGCGCCCGCCGACGGCGGAATGGGGCATCATGGTCGCGGAAGGCGCCACCTTCATGGTGTCGGGCGAATGGTGGATCGCGCTGTTCCCGGGGCTGGCGCTGATGATCGCGGTGTTCTGCTTCAACCTGCTCGGCGACGGCCTGCGTGACATCGTCGATCCGCAGCGGAGGACGTGA
- a CDS encoding AtzE family amidohydrolase, producing the protein MTVNSDGLSAQQIAQAVAGGKLSAIDATEAALARIAKHDSVLNSFTDITADRARAKARAVDAAIAAGQNVGPLAGVPFAVKNLFDVKGLATRAGSKINRDLAPSPRDAKLIERMEAAGAVLVGALNMGEYAYDFTGENVHDGPSRNPHDPTRMTGGSSGGSGSAVGGALVPIALGSDTNGSIRVPSSFCGIFGLKPTYGRLSRARSFPFVASLDHLGPLARNVGDLALAYDALQGPDADDAACTTRPVEPVAPLLAQGIDGLRVAVAGGYFQKNVFPEAVEAVARIAKALNATKTVEIPEAARARAAAYVITTTEGASLHLDRLRKRPNDFDPAVRDRLIAGAMVPAPLVDRAQKFRRWYRARVLELFQSVDVIIAPATPCIAPKLGQVNFVLDGVELPVRANIGIHTQPISFIGLPVVAVPVPLEPMPIGVQIIAAPWREDIALRVAHALERMGVAAAPAPRGL; encoded by the coding sequence ATGACCGTGAACAGTGACGGGCTATCGGCCCAACAAATCGCGCAGGCCGTCGCAGGCGGCAAGCTATCCGCAATCGACGCGACCGAAGCCGCACTGGCGCGAATCGCCAAACATGATTCCGTGCTGAACTCGTTTACCGACATCACCGCTGATCGCGCGCGCGCAAAAGCCCGCGCAGTTGATGCCGCCATCGCCGCCGGCCAGAACGTGGGGCCGCTTGCCGGCGTGCCGTTCGCGGTGAAGAACCTGTTCGACGTGAAGGGTCTTGCCACCCGCGCCGGATCGAAGATCAACCGTGATCTTGCCCCGTCACCGCGCGACGCTAAGCTGATCGAACGCATGGAAGCGGCCGGCGCCGTGCTGGTCGGCGCGCTCAACATGGGCGAATACGCCTATGACTTTACCGGCGAGAACGTGCATGACGGCCCGTCGCGCAATCCGCATGATCCGACGCGGATGACCGGCGGCTCGTCGGGTGGCTCGGGCAGTGCGGTCGGCGGCGCTCTTGTTCCGATCGCCCTGGGGTCCGATACCAACGGATCGATCCGCGTGCCGTCGTCGTTCTGCGGCATCTTTGGGCTGAAGCCGACCTACGGCCGGCTGTCACGCGCCCGCTCGTTTCCCTTTGTCGCAAGCCTCGATCATCTCGGGCCGCTGGCGCGCAATGTCGGCGACCTCGCGCTGGCCTATGACGCCCTGCAGGGACCGGATGCCGATGACGCCGCCTGCACGACACGGCCGGTCGAACCGGTTGCGCCGCTGCTGGCCCAAGGCATCGACGGCTTGCGAGTCGCGGTGGCCGGCGGGTACTTTCAGAAGAACGTCTTTCCGGAAGCGGTCGAGGCCGTGGCGCGCATCGCCAAGGCGCTGAACGCGACCAAGACAGTCGAGATTCCCGAGGCCGCGCGCGCCCGCGCCGCGGCTTACGTGATCACCACGACCGAGGGCGCATCGCTGCATCTCGATCGCCTGCGCAAGCGTCCGAACGATTTCGACCCCGCCGTGCGTGACCGCCTGATCGCCGGTGCCATGGTTCCGGCGCCGCTGGTCGATCGCGCGCAAAAATTCCGCCGCTGGTATCGGGCAAGGGTGCTGGAGCTGTTCCAATCGGTGGACGTGATCATCGCACCGGCGACGCCCTGCATCGCGCCCAAGCTCGGGCAGGTAAACTTCGTGCTCGACGGCGTCGAATTGCCGGTACGCGCCAATATCGGCATCCACACCCAGCCGATTTCGTTCATCGGCCTGCCGGTGGTGGCGGTGCCGGTGCCGCTAGAGCCGATGCCGATCGGCGTGCAGATCATCGCCGCGCCCTGGCGGGAAGACATCGCGCTGCGAGTTGCGCATGCGCTGGAGCGGATGGGTGTTGCGGCAGCGCCTGCGCCGAGAGGACTGTAG
- a CDS encoding GntR family transcriptional regulator — MSLEDLPEATVRRVDRPSSQLDKVTRAEELRLQLADEIVRGVLPPGSALDETDIARRFAVSRTPVREALRQLVASGLVEARAHRGAVVAQPSLDRLTEMFEAMAELEALCAGLAAERMPPGDRQKLEAIHEELRVLSHAGNPERFHAVNERFHNAIYAGSQNSYIAEMTLATRVRVQPFRRAQFRNLGRLAKSHAEHDRVVVAIMRGDKSGAAAAMRAHIELVRGEYEIYAVSV; from the coding sequence ATGAGTCTGGAAGATCTGCCGGAAGCCACGGTTCGCCGCGTCGATCGCCCTTCGTCGCAGCTGGACAAGGTCACGCGCGCGGAAGAACTGCGGCTGCAGCTTGCCGATGAGATCGTGCGCGGCGTATTGCCGCCGGGTTCAGCGCTCGATGAGACCGATATCGCCCGGCGCTTTGCTGTGTCCCGCACGCCGGTACGTGAAGCGTTGCGCCAACTGGTGGCAAGTGGTCTCGTGGAAGCCCGCGCCCATCGCGGCGCCGTGGTGGCGCAGCCCTCGCTGGACCGGCTGACCGAAATGTTCGAAGCGATGGCGGAGCTGGAAGCGCTGTGCGCCGGGCTCGCGGCCGAACGGATGCCGCCGGGGGACCGTCAGAAACTGGAAGCAATCCACGAGGAGTTGCGGGTGCTGAGCCATGCCGGCAATCCCGAACGCTTTCACGCGGTCAACGAGCGCTTTCACAACGCGATCTATGCCGGCTCGCAGAACAGCTACATCGCCGAGATGACGCTGGCCACAAGGGTGCGCGTGCAGCCGTTCCGCCGCGCCCAGTTCCGCAATCTTGGGCGGCTGGCAAAGTCGCACGCCGAGCACGACCGCGTCGTGGTTGCGATCATGCGCGGCGACAAGAGCGGTGCGGCGGCCGCGATGCGCGCGCATATCGAGCTGGTGCGCGGGGAGTACGAAATTTACGCGGTGTCGGTGTAA
- a CDS encoding DUF4089 domain-containing protein: MTTENPLDNYIDAVAKALALPVEEAWRPAVRANLEVSLRLARLVDEFPLLDETEPASVYTA; this comes from the coding sequence GTGACGACCGAGAATCCCCTGGACAATTACATCGATGCCGTCGCCAAGGCGCTGGCGCTGCCGGTCGAGGAAGCCTGGCGTCCCGCAGTGCGGGCGAACCTCGAAGTGTCGCTGAGGCTGGCGCGGCTGGTCGATGAATTCCCGCTGCTGGACGAGACCGAGCCGGCCAGCGTCTACACAGCGTGA
- the hpxZ gene encoding oxalurate catabolism protein HpxZ, with product MEIDLPEVVAEVTAQFQRYEKALVSNDVAVLDELFHNDPRTLRYGIGENLYGYDAIMAFRAARSPVGLMRRTDKTVITTYGRDTAVASTLFYRDGAPGRVGRQMQTWIRFSEGWKIVAAHVSIIDEPKSSEQASSNQTDQTP from the coding sequence ATGGAGATCGATCTTCCCGAGGTAGTGGCCGAAGTCACCGCGCAATTCCAGCGCTACGAAAAGGCGCTGGTGTCGAACGATGTCGCGGTGCTCGACGAGCTGTTCCATAACGATCCCCGCACGCTGCGCTATGGCATCGGCGAAAATCTCTACGGCTATGACGCCATCATGGCCTTCCGCGCCGCACGCTCGCCGGTCGGGTTGATGCGGCGGACCGACAAGACCGTGATCACGACCTATGGCCGCGATACCGCCGTTGCCTCGACGCTGTTCTATCGCGATGGCGCACCCGGCAGGGTAGGGCGGCAGATGCAAACCTGGATACGGTTTTCCGAAGGTTGGAAGATCGTCGCGGCCCATGTCAGCATCATCGACGAGCCCAAATCTTCCGAGCAAGCGTCTTCCAACCAAACGGATCAAACGCCATGA
- a CDS encoding ABC transporter permease has translation MLTMIGKRLMFAIPSLIGVVIVTFLLTRALPGDPAAYFAGPAASKEAIEQIRKKLGFDKPLIEQFFRYTNDLAHGDFGNSLTTGQPVATEIRNRLPASAELTLLGLMVSIGIAIPLGVLAATRPGSWIDHLCRITTTAGVSLPVFFTGLVLVYVFYFRLGWSPAPLGRLNVFYSAPPTVTGLYLIDALIAREFETFRSALSQLILPAATLAIFSLAPIARMTRASMLAVLASDFVRTARASGLSPSTVIVTYAFRNAMLPVITTLSMVFSFLLGANVLVEKVFAWPGIGSYAVEALISSDFAPVQGFVLTMAVMYVLLNLVIDILYGVIDPRVRLEG, from the coding sequence ATGCTGACAATGATCGGCAAGCGGCTGATGTTTGCGATCCCGTCTCTGATTGGGGTCGTGATCGTCACGTTCCTGCTGACGCGCGCACTGCCGGGCGATCCTGCGGCCTATTTCGCCGGACCCGCGGCGAGCAAGGAAGCCATCGAGCAGATCCGCAAGAAACTCGGCTTCGACAAGCCGCTGATCGAGCAGTTCTTCCGCTACACCAACGATCTCGCGCATGGCGATTTCGGCAATTCGCTGACCACGGGCCAGCCGGTCGCGACCGAAATCCGCAACCGCCTGCCGGCATCGGCCGAGTTGACGCTGCTCGGTCTCATGGTTTCGATCGGAATCGCGATTCCGCTCGGTGTGCTCGCCGCCACCCGGCCTGGCTCCTGGATCGATCATCTCTGCCGAATCACGACAACGGCTGGCGTGTCGCTGCCAGTGTTCTTCACGGGTCTCGTGCTGGTCTACGTGTTCTATTTCAGGCTCGGCTGGTCGCCGGCGCCGCTTGGGCGGCTCAACGTGTTCTACAGCGCGCCGCCGACCGTGACCGGTCTTTACCTCATCGACGCCCTGATCGCGCGCGAGTTCGAGACGTTCCGTTCGGCGCTGAGCCAGCTCATCCTGCCGGCGGCGACGCTGGCGATCTTCTCGCTGGCGCCGATCGCGCGCATGACGCGCGCCTCGATGCTGGCGGTGCTGGCGTCCGACTTCGTCCGCACCGCACGCGCCAGTGGGCTTTCGCCGTCGACCGTGATCGTCACCTACGCGTTTCGCAACGCGATGCTGCCGGTTATCACCACGCTCAGCATGGTGTTCTCGTTTCTGCTCGGGGCCAACGTGCTGGTCGAGAAGGTGTTCGCGTGGCCCGGCATCGGTTCCTATGCGGTGGAAGCGCTGATCTCGTCGGACTTCGCGCCGGTGCAGGGTTTCGTGCTGACCATGGCGGTCATGTACGTCCTGCTCAATCTGGTCATCGACATTCTCTACGGCGTGATCGATCCGCGCGTGCGGCTTGAAGGATGA
- a CDS encoding ABC transporter ATP-binding protein has product MTAQPLLDVHDLTVEFTTRRGIVKAVQHVNISVAKGETLGIVGESGSGKSVTSYAVMRILDRAGRIAAGSVMFSGIDVKAATENEMRDLRGREISMIFQNPRAALNPIRKVGDQIEDVLRQHVQSAASDRGEKAIEALEQVKIARPRERYHAYPFELSGGMCQRVVIALALACNPQLLIADEPTTGLDVTTQKAVMDLIVELTKRRHMSTILITHDLGLAAAYCDRVVVMEKGRVVETAKSADIFAKPEHAYTKKLMRATPRIGVSLRDLLPEDEAAVSTSPRTRGEVDARSAAGEGHSPHNVLAETAPHPDPLPAKSGEREQKPLLLVEKLVKEYPRQGATAVLGKLFSRKPPVEAEVFRAVDGISFTVGHGESVGLVGESGCGKSTTSMMVMRLLDQTSGRISFDGEEIGAILPQAFARLPLRKSIQMVFQDPTDSLNPRFTAARAIADPLLQLGDIKGRDALRARCEKLVGLVGLPIDLLDRFPHQLSGGQKARVGIARAIALHPKLVILDEPTAALDVSVQAVVLNLLQDLKQSMGMSYLFVSHDLNVVRLLCDRVIVMRAGRIVEQGPSERVLGDPQDAYTKELLTAIPHPPLPV; this is encoded by the coding sequence ATGACGGCCCAGCCCCTTCTCGATGTCCACGACCTCACCGTCGAATTCACTACCCGGCGCGGCATCGTGAAAGCAGTACAGCACGTCAACATCTCCGTGGCCAAGGGCGAGACGCTGGGCATCGTCGGCGAATCCGGTTCCGGCAAGTCGGTGACATCATATGCGGTGATGCGGATCCTCGACCGCGCCGGCAGGATCGCCGCCGGTTCGGTGATGTTCTCCGGCATTGACGTCAAGGCTGCGACCGAGAACGAGATGCGCGATTTGCGCGGCCGGGAAATCTCGATGATTTTCCAGAACCCGCGCGCGGCGCTGAACCCGATCCGGAAAGTCGGCGACCAGATCGAGGACGTACTGCGCCAGCATGTGCAGAGCGCGGCGAGCGACCGCGGCGAGAAGGCGATCGAGGCGCTGGAGCAGGTCAAGATTGCTCGTCCGCGCGAGCGCTATCATGCCTATCCGTTCGAGCTTTCGGGGGGCATGTGCCAGCGCGTCGTGATCGCGCTGGCGCTGGCCTGCAATCCGCAGCTCCTGATCGCGGACGAGCCGACCACCGGCCTCGACGTCACCACGCAGAAGGCGGTGATGGACCTGATCGTGGAGCTGACGAAGCGGCGGCACATGTCGACGATCCTGATCACGCACGATCTAGGCCTCGCCGCCGCCTATTGCGACCGCGTGGTGGTGATGGAAAAGGGCCGTGTGGTGGAGACGGCGAAGTCGGCGGATATTTTTGCGAAGCCAGAGCACGCCTATACGAAGAAATTGATGCGCGCGACGCCGAGGATCGGGGTGTCGTTGCGGGATCTGCTTCCCGAAGACGAGGCGGCAGTCTCTACCTCTCCCCGCACGCGGGGAGAGGTCGACGCGCGAAGTGCGGCGGGTGAGGGGCACTCTCCGCACAACGTGCTCGCTGAAACAGCCCCTCACCCCGACCCTCTCCCCGCGAAGAGCGGGGAGAGGGAGCAGAAACCCCTCCTCCTCGTCGAAAAGCTGGTGAAAGAATACCCGCGCCAGGGCGCCACTGCCGTGCTCGGCAAGCTGTTCTCCCGCAAGCCGCCGGTGGAAGCGGAAGTCTTCCGCGCCGTCGACGGCATCAGCTTCACTGTCGGCCACGGCGAGAGCGTTGGCCTCGTTGGTGAATCCGGCTGCGGCAAATCGACGACGTCGATGATGGTGATGCGGCTATTGGACCAGACGTCCGGACGCATCAGTTTCGATGGCGAGGAGATCGGCGCCATTCTGCCGCAGGCCTTTGCGCGGCTGCCGCTGCGCAAGAGCATCCAGATGGTATTTCAAGACCCGACCGACAGCCTCAATCCGCGCTTCACCGCCGCGCGCGCCATTGCCGATCCGCTTCTGCAGCTCGGCGACATCAAGGGCCGCGACGCCCTGCGTGCCCGCTGCGAGAAACTCGTCGGCCTGGTCGGCCTTCCGATCGACCTGCTTGATCGCTTCCCGCACCAATTGTCCGGCGGCCAGAAAGCCCGCGTCGGCATCGCGCGCGCGATTGCGCTGCATCCCAAACTGGTGATCCTCGACGAGCCCACGGCAGCGCTCGACGTCTCCGTTCAGGCCGTCGTGCTCAATCTGCTACAGGACCTCAAGCAATCCATGGGCATGAGTTATTTGTTCGTGTCGCATGATCTCAATGTGGTGCGTCTGCTCTGCGATCGTGTCATCGTGATGCGGGCGGGGCGAATCGTCGAGCAGGGTCCATCCGAACGCGTGCTCGGTGATCCGCAGGACGCTTATACCAAGGAATTGCTGACGGCGATCCCGCATCCGCCGTTGCCGGTTTAG